Proteins co-encoded in one Halorussus salinus genomic window:
- a CDS encoding DUF7344 domain-containing protein — translation MSHLDTVFTALAHPLRREVLSVLSGRDDGVAEIEELAERLEGVSEAESTARLRAALHHTHLPTLDEAGLAEYDPRSGAVRYRESPMKELVESAVRSSRDPRSRKSRSSTDS, via the coding sequence ATGAGCCACCTCGACACCGTCTTCACGGCGTTAGCCCACCCGCTCCGCCGAGAGGTGTTGTCGGTTCTGTCGGGACGAGACGACGGTGTCGCCGAAATCGAGGAGTTGGCCGAACGGTTGGAAGGCGTGAGCGAGGCGGAATCGACCGCGCGACTGCGCGCCGCGCTCCATCACACTCACCTGCCGACGCTGGACGAGGCCGGACTCGCGGAGTACGACCCGCGGAGCGGGGCGGTCCGGTATCGGGAGTCGCCGATGAAAGAACTGGTCGAATCGGCGGTTCGCAGTTCGCGGGACCCGCGGAGCCGAAAATCGCGGTCGTCTACCGACTCGTAG